A single window of Fusobacterium sp. DD2 DNA harbors:
- a CDS encoding ABC transporter substrate-binding protein, with the protein MNRFNLTLLGTTFLLSSLVYGKEDVIKIGGLGPLTGPVAIYGVSATNGSKLAFEEINKNGGILGKPVEFILLDEKGDSTEAVTAYNKLVDDDIVALVGDITSKPSLAVAEIAADDNMPMVTPTGTQFNITEAGPNVFRVCFTDPYQGVILAKLAKEKLNAKTVAVIVNNSSDYSDGVAKSFIEEAGKLGLKVVAKEGYGEGDKDFRAQLTKIASTNPDVLLIPDYYEQAALITTQAREVGIKSQFIGPDGWDGVAKALDSSAYGAIEGSYFTNHYSLDDKSEKVQNFLKAYRAKYGEDPSAFSALSYDAAYLVKNAIEKAGTTDKQAVIDAIKNSDFNGVTGELKFDDKNNPIKAVTVLKIVNGKYTYDTVIK; encoded by the coding sequence ATGAACAGATTTAATTTAACACTTTTAGGAACAACATTTTTATTATCGTCTCTTGTATATGGGAAAGAAGATGTAATCAAAATTGGTGGATTGGGACCTTTAACTGGACCTGTAGCTATATATGGGGTATCTGCTACAAATGGTTCTAAACTTGCTTTTGAAGAGATTAATAAAAATGGTGGAATTTTAGGAAAACCTGTTGAATTTATTCTTCTTGATGAAAAGGGAGATTCTACAGAAGCTGTAACTGCATATAATAAACTTGTAGATGATGATATTGTTGCATTAGTTGGAGATATTACATCAAAACCATCTCTTGCAGTTGCTGAAATTGCTGCTGATGACAATATGCCAATGGTAACTCCTACAGGGACACAGTTTAATATTACTGAGGCTGGACCAAATGTATTCCGTGTATGTTTTACTGACCCATATCAAGGAGTAATTCTAGCAAAACTTGCTAAAGAAAAACTTAATGCTAAAACAGTAGCTGTTATTGTTAATAACTCTAGTGACTATTCTGATGGAGTTGCTAAATCATTTATCGAAGAGGCTGGAAAGTTAGGACTTAAAGTTGTTGCTAAAGAGGGATATGGAGAGGGAGATAAAGACTTCAGAGCTCAGCTAACCAAAATAGCAAGTACAAATCCTGATGTTTTACTAATTCCAGACTACTATGAACAGGCAGCTCTAATTACAACACAGGCAAGAGAAGTTGGAATCAAATCTCAATTTATTGGTCCTGATGGATGGGACGGAGTAGCAAAAGCACTTGACAGTTCAGCATATGGAGCAATTGAAGGAAGTTATTTTACTAACCATTATTCATTAGATGATAAAAGTGAAAAGGTACAAAACTTCTTAAAAGCCTATAGAGCAAAATATGGTGAAGACCCATCAGCTTTCTCTGCTCTTTCATACGATGCTGCATATCTAGTTAAAAATGCAATTGAAAAAGCTGGCACTACTGATAAGCAAGCTGTTATTGATGCAATTAAGAATAGTGACTTTAATGGAGTAACAGGAGAACTAAAATTTGACGATAAAAATAACCCAATTAAAGCAGTTACTGTATTGAAAATTGTTAATGGTAAATATACATATGATACTGTAATTAAATAA